GTGGCATTGTCGTCGATAAGAAGAAAAGAAAATCGCATTAAATTACAATAAGAATAAAAAGCTGCAAGCTAGGCAAGTAAATATTTTTTTTGTTGCAGAAAAACTGCTTGTTTTGTTAAAGTTTAAAAAAATGTTTGAATGAATGTACTCATAGTAGATGATCATCCAATGACCGTAGAAGGTTATATAAATGCACTCTCAATGGCACCTTTTGCATTAAATTCTCCTATTTTTTCAAAAGCCCATAATTGCGAGGAAGCTTACAATTGTCTTATGAAAACTTCACTGACCAAAGAATCATTTGACATTGCTATAATTGATAAAGGTTTGCCGGGATATGAAGAAAAATCTATTCTGTCAGGAAGTGATTTGGCTGGTTTTATTAAAGAAATCATGCCCAATTGCAAAATCATTATGATCACCGCACATACCGAAGTTCTCGTTGTTTATGAACTCTACAAAAATGTGCGATTAGATGGACTTATCATAAAAAATGATATTACGCCTGAAAAATTGCAACAAGCTGTAGCAGAGGTTTTACAAGGCAATTCATATAAAAGTATTACAGTACAAAACTGCATTAACGACATCTGGAAAAAAGAGTTGATGGTCGAAGATTATAACCGTCAGATTCTATTTTATTTATCCAAAGGTTTTAAAGTAAAAGAACTCGAAGGAGTTATCTTTTTGACTACAAGTGCAATCCAAAAACGCATTATCAGAATGAAAAGAGCCTTTGACGTGACAGACGATTCCGGTTTGGTCAAAGAAGCCATTAAACAAGGGTTTATCTAAAACCACTTTCCAAAAATTAACAATATTTATCTAAAAACAACCTTCTTTGTTAAAGGTTGTTTTTGCTATGTATACAATTCATCTCTTCTTTATATGTTTGATAAAAATTATCAATTATTTGCTTTTTTAACAAAAATCAAGTACACATGATTAATGTTAGAGAAGGGTTGGTTGCAATTTTTTAGAATTGAGGGAACATAAAGGAGAAAACCTTAAACCGCATAAACCACGTGAAGGAGCGATACAAAAAAACATAAAAAACAATTAACATGAAAAAAGTAAAATTCGTAGGTAAATTAACTCTGAACAAAGTTACCGTTGCAAAATTAAATAATGAGCAAATGACTAAAGTTGTTGGTGGTGGACAAACTGAAAAACCATCTACAACAAAATCAACTGTTTATACTTGTGGATTTTTATGTACTTACTAAGATTTTTTGGTTTTTAATACTTTGAGACACCTTCCTGTTTTAACCTTGAAAAATGGGAAGGTGTTAAATTATAAGATCAAATGAAAATGAAATTATAAAAAAATGTAATAATTCATTAGAAAATGTGAATGCCCATATTTTTAATATTGAAAGCATCATTAAAATTATTTTAAGAATTCGGTGATATTTAATTGTATAACAAATGTGGAATAAAATTATAAAAAACGAGGATTTAGTAAGTAAAGTGGAGAAAAAACTAAAGGAAATTTCAAAATCCTTCGACACTTACGATGAATCAGATTGTTCTTTGTTTTTAGGACAATCAGGATTGGTATTATTCATGGCTTATCATTCTAAGCATAAAGAGCGCCTGAATGAAAGTGAAGCTTATGTTCAGGAGTTATTTGATTATTTTCAGGAGCCTGATAATTTGAATTTCTCTTTTGGAATCGCCGGAATTTTGCATACGCTTTATCATTTAGAGAAAGAAGATTTTTTTGATTTTGAGGATAACATCAGCGATTTTGACTATTCAATTTTTCATGAATTTATTTCTAATGATACTTCTTTAGATTTTTTGCACGGTAATACAGGCGTTGTATTTAGTCTCTTAGAACAAAATATAGGGTCCAAATATGATTATTTATTTGATGCCTGGCTAGCTTCGATAGATAGAATAAAAGAAAATGATCCAAATTTTTTAAAATGGAAAGTTGATTTTACATTGGCAAAAGATGAACATCCTACAGAAGGATATTCTTTTGGACTCGCACATGGAGTTCCGTCTATAATTCTTGTTCTGCTAAAATTATTTGACAGAAAGAAAGATTTTAAACTATTAAAATACTTAAATAAAAGTATTGACTTTTTGCTAAGCGTTAGATTTGATGCTTCGTCAGAATTTTATTTTCCAAGTCAATTAGTAAATAATGATAAAACCGACAGTAATCTGGCTTGGTGTTATGGTGATTTAGGAGTTGCAATGGCAATTTTTCAATATGCTAAATATTTTGACAAAAGAGAATTAGTAGAATTTGCATTAGAAATATTTACCAAACATTCCTCAAAAAGGGATGTTCATACATATACGGTTTTTGATGCAAGCATTTGCCACGGAAGCGCTGGTATTGCACATATTTACGCAAGAATCTATAATTATACTAATATCGAATTATACAGAGAAACTGCCGAATATTGGTACGGAATCACTTTAGAAAAAGCGGAACATCCTGATGGAATTGCCGGATATAAGCAATTTCACGGTAAAGATGAGCCATTAGTAAATGAATTTGGTTTGTTTGAAGGAGTTTCCGGTATCGGACTTTCTTTGATTAGTGCAATCAGTAATATTGAACCAAGATGGGACAGGACATTATTATTATCATAATTATATGAAATTTCATTCTCACTTTATTTTTCGCTCGCCATTTTATAGCACAGAACAAAAAATTAATGAAACTAATTTTTTGGAAGCATTATATGTGGCATCACCGGCATTTTATGAAGAATTTAGAAAACATCTTAATAAACCTATTACTGATAATAAGGATCTAAAGAAAATCAATAATTCGTTGTACAAATATCAAAGTCGTGCAAGTAATCGTTGCACACCATTTGGTTTATTTGCAGGTTTGAGTATTGGTAATTGGTCTGACGAAAATAAAATTGAGCTTAGTAAAGATTTAAATAAAACCCTGAATCGCAGAACTCGTTTAGACATGAATGTGCTTTTTTGGATTGCACAGGAAATAACAAAACAATCTTTTATTAAACCTCATTTAAGATATTTTCCTAACGCAAGTATCTATTTAGTTGGAGATTGTTATCGTTATATCGAATATTATTATCTTAATAATCGTCGTTTTCATAAATTAAATAAAGTTGATTATTCACCTTATCTGGATCTTATTTTAGAACAAAGCAAAAACGGATTAAATCAGGATGATCTCGTTCATTTATTGATTAATGACGAAATTAGTTTTGAAGAAGCCAATGATTTTGTTGAAGAAATAATTGCTTCACAATTGCTTATAAATGAATTTGAGCCTACAATTACCGGAGAAGATTATTTCTCAAGATTGCTTGAAAATCTGGACAATATCTTTAAAATAAATCCTGGTAATGAACTAAAGCATTTAATTAATTTACTCGATTCAGTCGATGAATTAATTGAAATTAATGACACATCACTTTTCAATTCTATTGATGCCTATAAGAGTATCCATCAAAAATTAAAAATCATTCTGCCTGAATTGAGTGAAACAAACTTGTTTCAGATTGATTTGTATAAAGAAGCCGAGACTGCGACTTTGAACAAAACAATACAGACACAATTACAGAATGCGATTTCGTTTTTAAACAAAATTACACCACCGGAAATAAATTCAAATCTCGAAAACTTTAAAACCAGATTTGAGGATTATTACGAAGGCAAGGAGATCCCATTATTACTGGCATTAGATACAGAAACAGGAATTGGATATCCGCAAAAAGACAACAATGGAATTAATGATTTAATTGATACTATTTATGCAGATGTTACAAGCAAGGAGCAGGAAATAAAATGGGATTCTGTACAGCCGCATTTACTGAAATTAATTATTAGCAGCATTAAAGAAAATAAAAAAGTTATTGAAATTAGCGAATCAGATTTTAAAGGAATCGATTTTTCAGATTCAGTATTAACTTCTTCTTATTCAATAATGTTTAAAGTACTTAATGCCGAAATTAATAAAATTGCGATTTCAGGTACAGGTAATAGCAGCGCTATAAATTTGCTTGGCAGATTTGCGGGCGGCAGTAAAAAACTCGAAAATATTGTTAAAGAAATTGCAGTATTTGAACAGCAACAAATGCCTGATAAAATCCTGGCAGAAATAGTTCATTTACCCGAAAGCAGAACCGGAAATGTTTTATCGCGACCAGCTTTTCGGGATTATGAAATTCCTTATTTAGCCAAAAGTTCTGTTGATGATGAATTTCAGGTTAAAATGGAAGATTTAGTGCTGAAATTAAAAGACGATAAAATTATTTTATTCGACAATCGTCTAAAAAAAGAAATTATTCCCCGTATGGGAAATGCACATAATCACAGCAATAATAGTTTACCGGTTTATCATTTTTTAGGTGATTTACAAACTCAATATTTTGCAAAAACAGCTTTAGGTTTCAATTGGGGAGTTTTGACGAATCAATTTAGCTTTTTGCCAAGAGTCGAATATCAAAATTCAGTTTTAAGTCCGGCAACATGGCAATTAAATAAGCATGATTTAGAACCATTTCAGAATAAAACAGCAACGAATATTGAAAAACAAAAGTTCTTTTTTGATTTAAAAGAACGAATTGAATTGCCAAACAAGTTTTTAGTAATTGAATATGATAACGAATTATTGATTTCAACGGATAATCCAATAGCGGTTGACACCTTTATAGATATGGTAAAAAATAGGGATCAACTTACCATATTTGAGTATTTATTCGAAAAAGATTCGGCACTAATTAAAGACACAGAAGGAGCAGAGTTCGCAAACGAATGCATTGCAATTGTACTAAATGAAACCACTAAAAAGGAATCACAAAAAGTTGTAGAAAAGAAGACTTTTGCAACCAAACAAACATTTGGCATTGGAAGCGAATGGTTGTATTATAAAATTTATTGTGGTGTAAAAACTGCCGATTCTATTTTATCGGAAAAAATAAAATATATAACCGAAAAGCTTTTAAGCGAAAATAGTATTGATCAATGGTTTTTTATCAGATATGCAGATCCTGATATTCATCTAAGATTTAGATTGCATATTACTAATTTCGAAAAGTATGGCGAAATATTACAGCTTATAAATACCGAATTAGAACCATTATTAGACCAACATATTATATCTAAAATTCAAGTTGATACATACAAGCGAGAATTAGATCGATATGGCGATAATAGCATTGAACTTGCCGAACAATTGTTTTATAATGACAGCGTATTTGTTATGGATATGCTGGAAATGATTGATGCTGATAATGGCGGAACAATTAGATGGCAAATGGCAATTCGATCAGTCGATGAATTTTTGAATGATTTTAGATTGACATTAGAAGAAAAGTATAATTTGATAGAAATGCTTAGTAATTCTTTTTTTAAAGAACACGGCGGAAAACAAGAGTTAAAAAGAACTTTGAATCAGAAATTCAGAACATTACGAAGTCAACTAGAAGATATTCTGGATTCGAATAATGAAGAAGAAAAAGAATATTATCCAATTGTAGAATTACTTCAGATTCGAAGTCAATCTAATCAATTAATTGTGGATGAAATTCTAAAATTAAGAGATCAAAACGAATTAAAAGTAAAATTAGGCGGATTACTTTCAAGTTTGTTGCACATGAATTTAGACAGACTTTTTATGGGACGCAATCGTACCAATGAGTTTGTAGTTTACGATTTATTGGCGAGATATTACAAAGGGAAGTTAGCAAGATTAAAATTTGATTGTAAAACGTCTCTAATAGATTCTGAGCTTATGCAGCTGCGTTAAAGCGCAATGTCATTAAGTAAAGGAAAATATTTTAGCACTGCATTGAATGAATCTCTCGCAAAGTCGCGAAGTTGCGAAGACTTAAATGAAGGATATAAATTTGGCTTCTTTGTGACTTTGCGAGAAAATTTTCTCGTCATAATTGTGTAAGTAAGCTTAACATAGTGACATTGCGTTAAAGTAAAAAAATAATAAATGCCTTTCATTTTGGAAGGCGTATCGTATCATTTTGATAAGAAAATATAAAGTATATAAAGATTTGGTTTTGTAATTATTTATTAGTCAGTAATTTGTGGTGTTTTGGAGTGGTTTGGCATAGCGTTTGTTTTTTATGGTTTTGAAATAAACTTATATAGTCCCAAAACACCATCAAATTATTAGAAATATGAAAGCAAATAAAACAAGAAACAAAGAGATTACTAAACTTTATATGTCAAATAAATCATTGAAGAATAAAGACAGAACCATTAACTTAATGGTATTTTCTATCGTCTTTTTTATAGCTATTTTGCTAATCTCTCAAATAGTTTAGGTAAAATTTAATACAAGTTGTTTCAGAATCATAAAATTTTATTATTTTGGCAAAAACTTTTACTATATAATTTACTAAACCGAATTTAACCAAACCATTATGAAAATTATAAACCCTATTATTGATCCTAGAATCAACCTAACATCGAAAAAAAGTTTCTTTTCAAGCTTATTTCAAAACAAAACAGAAGAACCGGTTAATGCTACAATAGAAAAGCCAAATAAAGAAGTTCGTAAGAATAAATAAATAAAAACCTCCAAAGTCATTTGATTTTGGAGGTTTTTTATTTTATAAAATTATTTCTTTGCGTATTGCCAGAATCTGCCTTTTCCTTCGGCAATCCATTCCAGAGATTGTTCTATTCGTTTTTGTCTTGTAGCGTCTGTTTTAGCGTCGATTATCCAAACTAAATAATCTTTGCGAAAAGAATCTGATTTCGATTCCCAAACCTCTTTTGCTTGTTTATTTGCGTTAAGCACTTCTGTTAAATAATCTGGCGTTTCAAACACTTTTGGTTTGTCAGATACAGGCTTTTCTTTTTTGATTCCATTCTCATTAATTGTCATTGCTTCTTTAAGAAATGAAACCAAAACTTGCTTTGATGGTAATTCAGAAACAGATTTCAGTTTATCCATATAGCCAAATTTCTTTCCGGCTTTTACACTTTCTACGATTTCTTTGTCTTTCATGAATTCTGCTTTATACAGACTGAAAGAGCAATGGTTTTTGAAACCCGCAATCATACATAAATGGTCGCCTTTGTATGAGTAATGAGGAGTTCCCCATTTAATATCTTCCGCTGCATCCGGACAGGTTTCATGAATAATTTGTCGTAGATATTCGAGGATTGGCTTTGCAAAGTCTTCCGATTTTGCAATATATCCGTCTACTTTTGAATTTAATTGTGCCATTTTAAGTGTGTTTTGAGAATGGGAAATCTGCAGCTAAAGATAATTCGTATTTTTAAGTTTCTCAAAATTATCATATTAATAAATGCAAAATAGGATTGATATCCAGATAGTTTGATTCAAAGCTTAAGTTTGTTTTAAGTTATCGCGATGTTATGAGACTATAAAAATGTGAGGTATTTAGCTTAGTTATGTTACAATTTATATATTGTTTAGGTCTAATTCGTTCTTTTTCAGTTTTGTACTGTTAAAATTAATATATTTACACCAACAAATAATTATTAAGATGCAAGAAGGTACAGTAAAATTCTTCAATGAAGAAAAAGGTTTTGGTTTTATTACACCAAAAAATGGTGGAAGTGAAATTTTTGTTCATGTTTCAGGTTTATCAGAAAATATACGTGAGAACGATGAAGTACGTTATGACATAGCAGAAGGTAAAAAAGGACCTAATGCTGTAAATGTTGTAGTAGCCTAATACATTAGGACAAAGAAAAAAAGCACCTGTCGAAAAACAGGTGCTTTTTTTTGGAAAAAACATTTAGAGATATCTAGCTCTTATAAAGGATTATTTAAGAACTTAATAGTATTCAAATCAATTGTATAAGGTTCCTGAACATTCATTTCGTAAGTTACTTCTATTTCATTTTCAGATACAAATTCTATTGTTTTAGCGCATCCATGAGCACAGGATTCCACAATAATAGGAAAGTACAATTTTTTGTTTTTGTCATATCCTATAACGTTGTGTCTAAAATAAGTGACAATTTTGAAAGATTCATTTTCGGTAACCTGGTCTTTATCATATTCGCCATTAAGTTTAAATAAATCTTCAGAATAGTATGTGCTTGTTATAATATCAGGCGATTTCCCGTTTTTTGGAGCATTATCTGAATACCATTTTTGCTCAAAATTCGTATAATAATTAATGTCTTTTTCTTTTCCCGTTGGTTTGTAAATCCATTTGCTTTGATTCGCGAAATCATATAATTCTTTCTTGATTGCAGGATTAGAATCTAAAGTTTTATTTTCTTCGAAATTGCCATCAACTGCTTCTCCGGATCTTACTGTATTTTCTCCAATATATTCTAATGTATAGAATTTAAGAGTATTCATGTTTAACATTATAAAACTCAAATACAAACCAGGATCTCCATTACCCATTGGAGATTTCTGTACTGCAAATAGAAAATAGTCTACATTTTGAATCTTCTTTCTTAAAAAAAGTTGGGGATCGATATTGACAAGAGAATATTCAATTTTTAATAAAGTATCTGTTTGAATTAATTTTAAGTTCTCTTTGCTTTTTTTAAATTTTGAAATTATCAGTACAACTTTATCTCCGGAAAACAAAAATTTATCATCGTCGGTGGCTGCGTCTTCGTTACCCGATATTTTAATTACTTCAGTATTATTAGAATTAGCAATAGAAAATATAGTCGACATTTTAGGACTAGCATCTATTTTGGTACTATCTTTTTTAATGCTTGTATTTGCGTTATTATCAGCTGTTTTTTCATCATTCTTGCAAGAAGATAAAGTAATAAGAGCTAAAAGAATTGCGGCTAGTTTGTTTTTAATTGCTTTCAATTAATAGTCTGTTTTTGGTTGATGGAAAGATAAAATTTATTTTAGAATTTAAAAATAAAGTAGCCAAAGTCTTTTTAAAATTTTATAATTATTGCTTTAATCTTTTGGATTTGACAATTAAAATTTGCTAGTTTTACTTAAAAACAAATCGTGGTAAAAAAAGTACTTTTTCTATTTCTTGTTTCAATAATTACAATTTCCTGTAAAAAGGAAAAGCAAGAACCTATTAAAGAAATCCCAAAAGAAACCCAGAAAGTTGCTAAGGTTGAAACTTATGATGATACAAATAAGGATTTTACAATTGCTCCCGTCGATTTTTTGGATGAAAAGTATAAAACCAAAGGGTTTGTTCTTCCGGATCATGCGCCTTCATTTCCAACTTATACTTACTTTGATAAAAGTTTGGGAGGATTTGTAGTTAACTACATTGGGAAATCAGCATTCATTCAGTACAAGTGGAGTGCTGATTATTCAGGGAGTTATTTTTCTCAGTTTAAAGATTTAGGGGTAGAAGGAGAAAATAATAAAGCAAAACAAGTAAACGAGATCGTAACTAAGATTTTAAAACGAGAGTTGAAGGATTATTATATCGTTGCTGATTTTTTGCCTAAAGAAGCTATTCGGGAATATATGAATGATGGATCGGGAGAATTTGAGCTGAAAGAAAATGCACAAACTTATTTTTATGTTTACGAGAATAATAAATGGGTTTTTATAAAGAAACTTCCAACCATGAAAATTAAAAAAGAAGGAGTTGATCTTTATAATGATTTATTGTTGTTTCATAAACTAAAAAATATCAAACCAATTGCAGAAAAGTTTCAAGGAAAATTTAGAGCCGAAGTAGACGGAGAAGTTACAATGAATGAAATAGGTCATACGACATATTATTTTACAATTACGGAGAACCAAATTGATTTGAAATCTGAAGCCATTAGAGGAGATTTTGTATGTGAGGGAAATTATAAGGGGATCCAAGAAGATAATATCTTAGAATTGTATTATGATAGAAATGATCAACGATGCATAAAGTTGGAGGCAACATATTCAATAAAAAAAGAAGGAGATGATTTTTTTATTAAAGGAATTGGCGGTGAAGTAAGGGCCAATGATTGGATAAAAATGTATATAGAATAGAGAACAAAGAGCAAAGAATAGAGAATAGAGAATAAAGAATATAGATAAAATAAAAGATGAAAATTAGAATAATTATTGGTGTGCTGTTTTTCTCTTTATTTACTTGTAATGAAGCAAAAAAAGAAACGAAGAAAGAAATAAAAGAAAAAGTACCAAAAGTAACTGAAGATAAAATTGAACCAGTAATTAATGATCAATTAACTGATTTCGTTGGATTGTATGAGTATAAAGATGTTGACAATCCAAGGGAAAGTCTTTTTCTGGTTTTGAAAATAGTTGATCCTGGAAGCATTCCTAATTTTGAAGGATATTTGTGGAAAGAGAAGAAAGAGAACGGAGAAGTTGTTGAGCAAACATTAGCGGGATTGCTTTACGGTAATACAGATTTGTTTGATGAAGTAAGAGAAGGTTATGCGCCCGGTTTTTTCGTTGCCAATATACAAGTAGAACCATTTGAGAATAATGAATTAAAAGTGACTATAGATGGAGATTCTTCGGCTATTTTCGAAAATCCCCTTCCGTTTAGTATTAAATCAACCAAAGAAGCTCTTGCAAAAGGATATAAAATATGGGAAGTTACAGAAATGGATATTTCCAAAAATTTGATTTTTGAAGTAAAAAATCCTAATGAATTAATACTGAGATCAGATCTTGGTTCAGATGAAAAAACATTCAGTAAGACAAAATAACATTTAGAGAATTAAAACATGAATGAGCAACTTACTGAAATCATAAGGCAGGTTTATCATAAGAAAAACAGAAATCTTTTTACGTTTTTGACCGGCGCCGGAATTTCAGCAGAAAGCGGTATTCCAACTTATAGAGGAGTTGACGGAATCTGGGTAAAAGGAACTAAATTTCATAAACCGGAAGAATTTGGAACCTTTAAATATTTTAAAGAAAATCCCGAAGAAGTTTGGCAATATTCTCTCTTTAGAAAAAAGATGTTTGAAAGTGCTCAGACAAACAAAAGTCACGATGAAATAGCAGCAATTGAAAATCTTTTGCAAGACCGATTTCATTTGATAACTCAAAATATAGATAATCTGCACAGGCGTTCCGGTGTAGAAAGGATATACGAAATACACGGAAATAACAGAGAAATTAAATGCTCGAATGGTTGTAAAGAAATCGAATTTTTACCCGCTGAAATTGAAGGTAAAGACATAGACCAAGATTTAACCGAAAAAGATATTGAATTACTGAAATGCAAAGAATGCGGAAGCTGGATGAGACCAAATATTTTGTGGTTTGATGAGTATTATGACGAAAAGACAAACAAAAAATTCAGTTCCTTGAAAATCGCCAAAAACTCAGGAATTCTTTTTATTGTAGGAACGTCAGGAGCAACAAATTTGCCAATGGCAATTGCAGAAACTACATTAAAATACGGAGGAACAATTGTTGATATTAATACAGAAGATAACTTATTTACGGCGCTTATTAAGGACAAGAAAAATAAAATTATAATTCGGGAAACTTCAACTGAAGCTTTAAAAACAATTCGGGAAATATTAGAAAATATAGTAAAAGAATAAACTGTTTTTAAGAATAAAATTTATGTGCGAAACCGGAAAAGAAATTAAGCTTTGTACTTGCGTTCCAAACGGGATGAATAGAATTGTACACAATAAAAATTCCCGATGATTTAAAAATTTGCCTAAAGAATTTACCTGGACCTTACGAAAATATATTGGCTTTAGCAGTTCCATGATGGAGGGAATGATAACCTTTCCGCTCCATATGCTATCAGAAGATCTTACGACAGAAAAAATGCTTGAAGATCTTAATAGTAGAAATTGTTTTGATTTTAATTATCAACCCAATGAAGGTGATAATCTTCAAATTTTTACACCTGAAAAGTACTCGAGACAGTTTTTATCTTTCATCTATAGAAATGGAGAATGGATTGCTGACTTTTATGATGGTTTCAGGTATGAAACCGAAAAAATAAATCATGGGAAAGTATATTTTGACGAAAAAACAGAAAATAAAAATGATTAAAAAAACACTACTTTTAATACTAGGATTCACAATCTTAACAAGCTGTAAAAATCAAAAAGAAGAGAATAAAGTTATAGTTACAAAAAGCGATAACAGTAAAAATTCGGAAGAACTTTTAGAAAAAGACAAAGATTCTAAAACCTTAGATTTACAGGATGAAAATAGCGATGAACCACCTAAAGAATCACTTTTTAAATGTAAAGAGAACGACAATGGTGTTTCAATATATGACGATCCTCTAAATAAAACATGTGTATGCAACGATAGCACATTCAATAAGGCTTATGAAATATTTTATACGGAATCACCGGATTACATTCAGCGCAATTTATTGAAAAAATTGCCACAGAAAAATCACGAATGGAAAGCTGTTGATGCAGATATTACTTATACCTGGGTTTTGCAGGATACTTTAAAAATAAAGATGTTTTTTCAAGGTGGCGAAAACAATTATGTCTTTTATAAAAACAGCGATAATAAAATGGAATACAAAGAATATTTATCGCTTCCTTAATTGAAATTTATCACAACGATAAACAGAGATATAAACGATTTTAGTAATAAAAATTTATGTGCGAAACCGGAAAAGAAATTAAACTTTGTACTTGTGTGCCAGATGGTATAGATAAAATTGTACACAACAAAAATTCCCGCAGATTCAAAAAAAATCGTAACGAGTTTGCGTGGACATTACGAAAATATGTAGGTGACAGCAAATGTACGATGGATGGAAGGATCATTTTTCCGCTCGATGTTTTATCAGAAGCTTTGACAACTGAAAAAATGCTTGAAGATCTTAATAATAGAAATTGTTTTGATTTTGATTATCAACCAAATGAAGGCGATAATCTTCAAATTTTTACTCCACATAGATACGGACGAGAATTTTTATCCTTTATCTATCGAAATGAGCAATGGATAGCTGATTATTATGACGATTTAAAAGATGAAACTGAAAAAATTAATTATGGAATAGTAAGTTTTGAATAATTTAATCGCAACTTAAACCATACAAATCTAATTTGCCTGATATGGTTTTAAATTTATCTTTTGGTTTGCTTAATAATTTCTTTTAAAGTTAGCCATTGTTCGTTTTTACAATTCTCAACACTAAATTCCTGAGTATGATGTCCTGTAAAAAATAGTACCGGCATTTGTTTTTGAGATTTAGGGTCAGTTTCTTCGTTTCCGTCTCTAATTATTTGATGGTTTAAAGAACAGAATAATTCAATATTGTCTCCGTTTTTTCGTGCTTTTATATTTTTGATATCCCATGGATATCCCCAATATTTTTTTCCGTTTTCTATTATAACCGGATTTACATAAAGTAAAGTAATGTCTTTTCCGGTTGATAAATTTTGATCCGTAATAACGTAGTCTGCACCATCTTCGTCGCCAATTCCTTCAAATATTTCAGGTTCAGGATCGCCGTCTAAATTTATAAACCAGCGGTAATGAAAACCATATGCAAGTTTTGTTTTTTTAATTGTTTTGAATTCTGATGAAACCCAATATTCAGTACCATTTCCTAAAGAGTCAATTGTAGTTTTACAGATATAATCCGGGATTTTATCTCCTGTAAAATCAACTTTTTCTACACTATCAAGTTCTACTTTCAGATAATTTCTAAGTTGGTCTGTAGCAAGTATTTTTTCTGATTTTATAAAATAAACAGCTGGAAGTCCTGTTGATGAATCAGCAATTTCAGATTCTGTTTGTTTAGTATCGTTTGTGACTTCTTTTGATGAAGTTTTTTCGACTTTATCGCTTTTATCTTTACAGGAAATAAATAAGGAAAATGAAATTATAAAGATTATTATAGTTGCTTTTTGCATTGAAATTTTTATTGAAAATTGTTTAATTATAAAGAGTGTTTTTTTTAGA
This genomic window from Flavobacterium sp. 9 contains:
- a CDS encoding class I lanthipeptide, producing the protein MKKVKFVGKLTLNKVTVAKLNNEQMTKVVGGGQTEKPSTTKSTVYTCGFLCTY
- a CDS encoding lanthionine synthetase C family protein, whose translation is MWNKIIKNEDLVSKVEKKLKEISKSFDTYDESDCSLFLGQSGLVLFMAYHSKHKERLNESEAYVQELFDYFQEPDNLNFSFGIAGILHTLYHLEKEDFFDFEDNISDFDYSIFHEFISNDTSLDFLHGNTGVVFSLLEQNIGSKYDYLFDAWLASIDRIKENDPNFLKWKVDFTLAKDEHPTEGYSFGLAHGVPSIILVLLKLFDRKKDFKLLKYLNKSIDFLLSVRFDASSEFYFPSQLVNNDKTDSNLAWCYGDLGVAMAIFQYAKYFDKRELVEFALEIFTKHSSKRDVHTYTVFDASICHGSAGIAHIYARIYNYTNIELYRETAEYWYGITLEKAEHPDGIAGYKQFHGKDEPLVNEFGLFEGVSGIGLSLISAISNIEPRWDRTLLLS
- a CDS encoding response regulator codes for the protein MNVLIVDDHPMTVEGYINALSMAPFALNSPIFSKAHNCEEAYNCLMKTSLTKESFDIAIIDKGLPGYEEKSILSGSDLAGFIKEIMPNCKIIMITAHTEVLVVYELYKNVRLDGLIIKNDITPEKLQQAVAEVLQGNSYKSITVQNCINDIWKKELMVEDYNRQILFYLSKGFKVKELEGVIFLTTSAIQKRIIRMKRAFDVTDDSGLVKEAIKQGFI
- a CDS encoding YdeI family protein translates to MAQLNSKVDGYIAKSEDFAKPILEYLRQIIHETCPDAAEDIKWGTPHYSYKGDHLCMIAGFKNHCSFSLYKAEFMKDKEIVESVKAGKKFGYMDKLKSVSELPSKQVLVSFLKEAMTINENGIKKEKPVSDKPKVFETPDYLTEVLNANKQAKEVWESKSDSFRKDYLVWIIDAKTDATRQKRIEQSLEWIAEGKGRFWQYAKK
- a CDS encoding cold-shock protein, which gives rise to MQEGTVKFFNEEKGFGFITPKNGGSEIFVHVSGLSENIRENDEVRYDIAEGKKGPNAVNVVVA
- a CDS encoding lantibiotic dehydratase, producing MEALYVASPAFYEEFRKHLNKPITDNKDLKKINNSLYKYQSRASNRCTPFGLFAGLSIGNWSDENKIELSKDLNKTLNRRTRLDMNVLFWIAQEITKQSFIKPHLRYFPNASIYLVGDCYRYIEYYYLNNRRFHKLNKVDYSPYLDLILEQSKNGLNQDDLVHLLINDEISFEEANDFVEEIIASQLLINEFEPTITGEDYFSRLLENLDNIFKINPGNELKHLINLLDSVDELIEINDTSLFNSIDAYKSIHQKLKIILPELSETNLFQIDLYKEAETATLNKTIQTQLQNAISFLNKITPPEINSNLENFKTRFEDYYEGKEIPLLLALDTETGIGYPQKDNNGINDLIDTIYADVTSKEQEIKWDSVQPHLLKLIISSIKENKKVIEISESDFKGIDFSDSVLTSSYSIMFKVLNAEINKIAISGTGNSSAINLLGRFAGGSKKLENIVKEIAVFEQQQMPDKILAEIVHLPESRTGNVLSRPAFRDYEIPYLAKSSVDDEFQVKMEDLVLKLKDDKIILFDNRLKKEIIPRMGNAHNHSNNSLPVYHFLGDLQTQYFAKTALGFNWGVLTNQFSFLPRVEYQNSVLSPATWQLNKHDLEPFQNKTATNIEKQKFFFDLKERIELPNKFLVIEYDNELLISTDNPIAVDTFIDMVKNRDQLTIFEYLFEKDSALIKDTEGAEFANECIAIVLNETTKKESQKVVEKKTFATKQTFGIGSEWLYYKIYCGVKTADSILSEKIKYITEKLLSENSIDQWFFIRYADPDIHLRFRLHITNFEKYGEILQLINTELEPLLDQHIISKIQVDTYKRELDRYGDNSIELAEQLFYNDSVFVMDMLEMIDADNGGTIRWQMAIRSVDEFLNDFRLTLEEKYNLIEMLSNSFFKEHGGKQELKRTLNQKFRTLRSQLEDILDSNNEEEKEYYPIVELLQIRSQSNQLIVDEILKLRDQNELKVKLGGLLSSLLHMNLDRLFMGRNRTNEFVVYDLLARYYKGKLARLKFDCKTSLIDSELMQLR